One window of the Haloarcula halobia genome contains the following:
- a CDS encoding helix-turn-helix transcriptional regulator: MSSAASEADLSEDERAGLELIRESGGIHQSDFWKELDVSSRKGSRIVESLFDKDLIQREETVYDGHNTYYLTPAARDLDFSLLMAGDQLSPFIGDEEVDPHDDTFSQWIMNLAYEG, encoded by the coding sequence ATGAGCTCGGCAGCGTCGGAGGCGGATCTCTCTGAAGACGAACGAGCAGGACTGGAACTCATCCGCGAGTCGGGCGGCATCCACCAGAGCGACTTCTGGAAGGAGCTTGACGTCTCCTCGCGCAAGGGGAGTCGCATCGTCGAGTCGCTCTTCGATAAGGACCTCATCCAGCGCGAGGAGACGGTCTACGACGGCCACAACACCTACTATCTCACCCCCGCGGCCAGGGACCTCGACTTCTCCCTGCTGATGGCCGGGGACCAGCTCTCGCCGTTCATCGGCGACGAGGAGGTCGACCCCCACGACGACACCTTCTCGCAGTGGATCATGAACCTGGCCTACGAGGGCTGA
- a CDS encoding NRDE family protein — protein MCTIVLAWQEFPETPVAFGANRDERLDRPSQPPSERQWGARVVAPSDEEAEGTWVGYNEHGLLAAVTNRWVDADLAAERSRGLLVRDALSHESAESAARAVEQATREAEYDGFNLLLADENAPVLFEWDGQLAVRNLDPGVHVVVNVGADGDYRIPGHRPDVGERQAVNADRLRDHLQVQPGEDGDAWLDRAAAAIGDHDFGVCVHGDGFGTRSSSLITLGARHTYRFADGPPCETEYRPVESHI, from the coding sequence GTGTGTACCATCGTCCTCGCGTGGCAGGAGTTCCCCGAGACGCCCGTCGCCTTCGGCGCGAACCGCGACGAACGACTCGACCGGCCCTCGCAACCGCCCAGTGAACGCCAGTGGGGCGCCCGCGTCGTCGCACCGAGCGACGAGGAAGCCGAGGGGACCTGGGTCGGCTACAACGAACACGGCCTCCTCGCGGCGGTGACGAACCGGTGGGTCGACGCCGACCTGGCCGCCGAGCGGTCGCGGGGACTGCTCGTCCGGGACGCGCTGAGTCACGAGAGCGCCGAGTCCGCCGCTCGCGCAGTCGAGCAGGCGACCAGGGAGGCGGAGTACGACGGATTCAACCTCCTGCTCGCCGACGAGAACGCGCCGGTCCTCTTCGAGTGGGACGGCCAGCTCGCCGTCAGGAACCTCGACCCCGGCGTCCACGTCGTCGTCAACGTCGGCGCCGACGGGGACTACCGCATCCCAGGCCACCGTCCGGACGTGGGCGAGCGGCAGGCGGTCAACGCCGACCGGCTCAGAGACCACCTCCAGGTCCAGCCCGGCGAGGACGGCGACGCGTGGCTCGACCGGGCGGCCGCGGCGATAGGCGACCACGACTTCGGCGTCTGTGTCCACGGTGACGGCTTCGGGACCCGCTCGTCGTCGCTCATCACGCTCGGCGCGCGCCACACGTACCGGTTCGCGGATGGCCCGCCCTGCGAGACCGAGTACCGCCCGGTCGAAAGTCACATTTAA
- a CDS encoding class I adenylate-forming enzyme family protein, with amino-acid sequence MPEPVDWPTRDLVTHRVESTPERTAVVGEDGELTYRELDAAVADAASVFEAFEADRVATLVDTRAAVGTLLFGAMRAGATLAPLNLQLGSGVLESTLETLAPDLLVCERESRSLAVEAAPCPVVSLDGADNGDVDAFDDIAAAEPSPAPVEFARDDTQLVLFTSGTTSEPKGVRLTVGNLVASATASAFRLGVAPGDRWLVCLPTYHMGGLAPFVRSALYGTTVVVQRGFDAERTPERLAAERVTGVSLVPTMLTRLLDEGWTPHESLRVVLLGGGPASETLVDRCRERGLPVCPTYGMTETSSQIATARPETAAAYPGTVGQPLLCTEVRVVADGSPVGPGERGELVVSGPTVTPGYLDDARTEAAFGPHGFHTGDRGYRDDDGRLWVVGRVDDRIVTGGENVDAGDVAAAIREHQAVSEAAVVGLPDPEWGQRVAALVVGDVDEATVLAHCRDRLASYEVPKTIRVIESLPRTPSGTVDRGAVRDLLGG; translated from the coding sequence ATGCCTGAGCCCGTCGACTGGCCGACGCGGGATCTGGTGACCCACCGGGTCGAGAGCACGCCCGAGCGGACGGCCGTCGTCGGCGAGGACGGAGAACTGACCTACCGCGAACTGGACGCGGCCGTCGCCGACGCCGCGTCGGTCTTCGAGGCGTTCGAGGCGGATCGCGTCGCGACGCTCGTCGACACGCGGGCGGCCGTGGGGACGCTGCTGTTCGGGGCGATGCGCGCCGGCGCGACGCTGGCGCCATTGAACCTCCAGTTGGGGAGCGGAGTCCTCGAATCGACCCTCGAGACGCTCGCCCCCGACCTGCTGGTCTGTGAGCGCGAGTCGCGCTCGCTCGCCGTCGAGGCGGCTCCCTGTCCGGTCGTCTCGCTCGACGGTGCGGACAACGGAGACGTGGACGCGTTCGACGACATCGCGGCCGCCGAGCCGTCACCCGCCCCTGTCGAGTTCGCTCGTGACGATACGCAACTGGTCCTGTTTACCTCGGGGACCACCAGCGAGCCGAAGGGCGTCCGGCTCACCGTGGGCAACCTCGTCGCGAGCGCGACGGCGTCGGCGTTCCGGCTCGGCGTCGCCCCCGGCGACCGGTGGCTCGTCTGTCTCCCGACCTACCACATGGGCGGGCTGGCGCCGTTCGTCCGGAGCGCCCTCTACGGGACGACCGTCGTCGTCCAGCGCGGGTTCGACGCCGAGCGGACCCCCGAGCGACTCGCCGCGGAGCGCGTGACCGGCGTCTCGCTCGTGCCGACGATGCTCACCCGGTTGCTCGACGAGGGATGGACCCCCCACGAGTCGCTCCGGGTCGTCCTGCTGGGTGGCGGGCCGGCCAGCGAGACGCTGGTCGACCGCTGCCGGGAGCGTGGCCTCCCGGTCTGTCCCACCTACGGGATGACCGAGACCAGTTCGCAGATCGCTACCGCGCGCCCGGAGACGGCCGCGGCCTATCCGGGCACGGTGGGCCAGCCGCTCCTCTGCACCGAGGTTCGCGTCGTCGCCGACGGCTCGCCGGTCGGCCCCGGGGAACGGGGCGAGCTCGTGGTCTCGGGGCCCACGGTGACGCCGGGCTACCTCGACGACGCGCGGACCGAGGCGGCCTTCGGCCCTCACGGCTTCCACACGGGGGACCGGGGGTACCGTGACGACGACGGGCGGCTGTGGGTGGTCGGCCGGGTCGACGACCGCATCGTCACTGGGGGCGAGAACGTCGACGCGGGCGACGTCGCGGCGGCGATTCGCGAGCATCAGGCCGTCAGCGAGGCCGCCGTGGTGGGGCTCCCCGACCCGGAGTGGGGCCAGCGAGTCGCCGCGCTCGTCGTCGGTGACGTCGACGAGGCTACCGTCCTCGCACACTGTCGCGACCGCCTCGCGAGCTACGAGGTTCCGAAGACGATCCGGGTGATTGAGTCGCTCCCCCGGACCCCCTCCGGAACCGTCGACAGGGGGGCCGTCCGCGACCTGCTCGGGGGGTGA
- a CDS encoding mandelate racemase/muconate lactonizing enzyme family protein translates to MRLAAFSLPLARPLGTATGTIEAREGAVVEYDHRGETGVGEATPLPGWTESLPECRAALDAAADAEASGGHSAALLELDALAVPAARHGVSTALLDADARADGLPLYRWFDGDRDCRSVPVNATVGDGPPTETARAVADAVAAGYDCVKVKVGNRPVAADVDRLRAVRKRVDEAVTLRADANGAWASKEAEAAFEAFGDLGVSYVEQPLPADDLAGHAALREAAFDVGVALDESLVGRRVDAVLDADAADVLVLKPMALGGPGNAHTLAVRAREAGVEPVVTTTIDGVVARLAALHVAAAVPDVTPCGLATGDRLERDLGPDPTTVRDGEMTVPQAAGLGIDPAEVRPDA, encoded by the coding sequence ATGAGGCTCGCGGCGTTCTCGCTCCCGCTGGCGCGCCCGCTCGGGACGGCCACGGGGACTATCGAGGCCCGCGAGGGGGCCGTCGTCGAGTACGACCACCGCGGCGAGACGGGCGTGGGCGAGGCGACGCCGCTGCCGGGATGGACCGAGTCGCTCCCGGAGTGTCGGGCGGCGCTCGACGCGGCGGCCGACGCCGAGGCGTCGGGCGGGCACAGCGCCGCGCTGCTCGAACTCGACGCGCTCGCGGTCCCGGCGGCCCGCCACGGCGTCTCGACGGCGCTGCTCGACGCCGACGCCAGGGCCGACGGCCTGCCGCTGTACCGGTGGTTCGACGGGGACAGGGACTGCAGGTCGGTCCCGGTGAACGCGACGGTCGGCGACGGCCCGCCCACCGAGACGGCACGGGCGGTCGCGGACGCCGTCGCCGCGGGCTACGACTGCGTGAAAGTCAAGGTCGGGAACCGGCCGGTCGCCGCGGACGTCGACCGACTCCGCGCGGTCCGGAAGCGAGTCGACGAAGCCGTCACCCTCCGGGCCGACGCGAACGGGGCCTGGGCGAGCAAGGAGGCCGAGGCGGCGTTCGAGGCATTCGGGGATCTCGGCGTCTCGTACGTCGAGCAACCGCTGCCGGCCGACGACCTGGCGGGCCACGCCGCCCTGCGCGAGGCGGCGTTCGACGTTGGCGTGGCACTCGACGAGTCGCTGGTCGGCCGCCGCGTCGACGCGGTCCTGGACGCCGACGCCGCGGACGTGCTGGTCCTGAAGCCGATGGCCCTGGGTGGCCCCGGCAACGCCCACACGCTGGCGGTACGCGCCCGCGAGGCCGGCGTCGAACCCGTCGTCACGACGACGATCGACGGCGTCGTCGCGCGACTGGCGGCGCTGCACGTGGCGGCGGCCGTCCCCGACGTCACACCCTGCGGGCTGGCGACCGGCGACAGACTCGAGCGCGATCTCGGCCCCGACCCGACGACGGTCCGGGACGGGGAGATGACCGTGCCACAGGCGGCCGGCCTCGGCATCGACCCGGCGGAGGTGCGACCGGATGCCTGA
- a CDS encoding 1,4-dihydroxy-2-naphthoate polyprenyltransferase: protein MSTATADVSRRKAWVMAARPQTLPAGAAPVVVGVGVAVHAGVFALGPALAALVGALLIQVGTNFANDYYDAVKGADTDEREGFTRVTAGGLIEPAEVRRAMAATYGLAVVVGVYLVAVGGLPIVVVGLSGIAAGILYTGGPLPYGYRGLGDLFVFVYFGLVAVTGTYYVQAVANMPAVGVFPTTIPAGSITATAVTASLPAAALSTAILVVNNIRDRETDRAAGKKTLAVYLGYTWSRVEFLALVGMAYVVPVVFALDAAFGPWALAPLLSLPLAGSVSRTVLTETEGAALNPALERVGQTLFVHSLLFAGGLALPQVL from the coding sequence ATGAGTACAGCGACGGCGGACGTCTCGAGACGGAAGGCCTGGGTCATGGCGGCCCGGCCACAGACGCTCCCGGCCGGTGCCGCGCCAGTCGTCGTCGGCGTGGGGGTGGCCGTCCACGCCGGGGTGTTTGCGCTCGGCCCGGCGCTCGCGGCGCTGGTGGGGGCGCTGCTCATCCAGGTCGGGACGAACTTCGCGAACGACTACTACGACGCGGTGAAGGGCGCGGACACGGACGAGCGGGAAGGCTTTACGCGCGTGACGGCGGGCGGCCTCATCGAACCGGCAGAGGTCAGGCGGGCGATGGCCGCGACGTACGGCCTGGCGGTCGTCGTGGGCGTCTACCTGGTGGCCGTCGGCGGCCTCCCTATCGTCGTCGTGGGCCTCTCCGGCATCGCCGCGGGCATCCTCTACACCGGCGGTCCCCTCCCGTACGGGTACCGCGGCCTGGGTGACCTCTTCGTGTTCGTCTACTTCGGCCTGGTCGCCGTCACCGGGACCTACTACGTCCAGGCCGTGGCGAACATGCCCGCGGTGGGGGTGTTCCCGACGACAATCCCCGCCGGGAGCATCACCGCCACGGCGGTGACCGCGAGCCTCCCGGCCGCCGCACTCTCGACTGCCATCCTCGTCGTCAACAACATTCGCGACCGGGAGACGGACAGGGCCGCGGGCAAGAAGACGCTGGCGGTCTACCTGGGGTACACGTGGAGTCGCGTCGAGTTCCTGGCACTGGTCGGGATGGCCTACGTGGTGCCGGTGGTCTTCGCGCTGGACGCCGCGTTCGGGCCGTGGGCGCTGGCACCGCTGCTCTCGCTGCCGCTCGCCGGGTCCGTCTCGCGGACCGTCCTCACGGAGACCGAAGGGGCGGCGCTGAACCCCGCGCTGGAACGGGTCGGCCAGACGCTGTTCGTCCACTCGCTGCTGTTCGCCGGGGGCCTGGCGCTCCCGCAGGTGCTATGA
- a CDS encoding 1,4-dihydroxy-2-naphthoyl-CoA synthase has protein sequence MVSEIFDPERWEAVDRFDFHDITYHRSTETGAVRIAFDRPEKRNAFRPETVDELARALDHAKRLTDVGCILLTGNGPSPKDGGWAFCSGGDQSIRGESGYEYHAEDDSESQRDSEKSSGERGELRDVGDEDAPENVGRLHILEVQRQIRHIPKVVVAVVPGWAVGGGHSLHVVCDLTIASEEHAKFLQTDPDVGSFDGGFGSAYLARQVGQKKAREVFFLGKTYSGDEAAEMGMVNDVVAHEDLEAEAIDWAERINNKSPTAMRMLKYAFNLDSDGLVGQQVFAGEATRLAYMTDEAQEGRDAFNEGRKPDFDDVPWHY, from the coding sequence ATGGTCTCAGAGATATTCGACCCGGAACGGTGGGAGGCCGTCGACCGGTTCGACTTCCACGATATCACCTACCACCGCTCGACGGAGACGGGCGCGGTGCGCATCGCCTTCGACCGCCCCGAGAAGCGCAACGCCTTCCGACCGGAGACGGTCGACGAACTCGCCAGAGCGCTCGACCACGCGAAGCGCCTCACGGACGTGGGCTGTATCCTGCTGACCGGGAACGGGCCCTCGCCGAAAGACGGCGGCTGGGCGTTCTGCTCCGGCGGTGACCAGAGCATCCGCGGCGAGAGCGGGTACGAGTATCACGCAGAGGACGACAGCGAGTCGCAGCGCGACTCGGAGAAGTCGAGCGGTGAGCGCGGCGAGCTGCGAGACGTCGGCGACGAGGACGCACCGGAGAACGTCGGCCGCCTGCACATCCTCGAGGTCCAGCGCCAGATCCGGCACATTCCGAAGGTCGTCGTCGCAGTCGTGCCGGGGTGGGCGGTCGGCGGCGGCCACTCGCTACACGTCGTGTGTGATCTCACCATCGCCAGCGAGGAGCACGCGAAGTTCCTCCAGACGGACCCCGACGTGGGCAGTTTCGACGGCGGGTTCGGGTCGGCGTACCTCGCCCGCCAGGTCGGCCAGAAGAAGGCCCGCGAGGTGTTCTTCCTCGGGAAGACATACAGCGGCGACGAGGCCGCGGAGATGGGGATGGTCAACGACGTCGTCGCCCACGAGGACCTCGAAGCGGAGGCCATCGACTGGGCCGAGCGCATCAACAACAAGTCGCCGACGGCCATGCGGATGCTGAAATACGCGTTCAACCTCGATTCCGACGGGCTGGTCGGTCAGCAGGTGTTCGCCGGCGAAGCCACTCGGCTCGCGTACATGACCGACGAGGCCCAGGAGGGGCGCGACGCGTTCAACGAGGGGCGAAAGCCGGACTTCGACGACGTGCCCTGGCACTACTGA
- a CDS encoding J domain-containing protein: MTETFYDVLGVEPDATTDEIEAAYRERLKEVHPDVNDDADAGATTRELIDARDVLVDEAERARYDRLGHEAYVGDEPSAASASENDVASAARRAGYGEETSTSGQRHTRSTVADARERARARRDRERRASERVRQGRATEATTDAAGSEASPQGTASDASGDSQSTATRTSGARDGSGSDWTVGAGYSVRNSPSWGSQSGNLIPTGRDLTLLGLTFSLYPVLLFSALVPAFPLFVNVVLGGCLLLVVGYLQSRPRIALLVFGPWSIVVPFVLLGLNLSFVSLVGIAALLATWLPFGFTVLTISVLRL, from the coding sequence ATGACAGAGACGTTCTACGACGTGCTTGGCGTCGAGCCCGACGCGACCACAGACGAGATCGAGGCCGCCTACCGGGAGCGCCTGAAGGAGGTCCACCCCGACGTGAACGACGACGCGGACGCCGGGGCCACGACGCGGGAACTCATCGACGCCCGGGACGTCCTCGTCGACGAGGCCGAGCGGGCGCGCTACGACCGCCTCGGCCACGAGGCCTACGTGGGCGACGAGCCCAGCGCCGCCAGCGCGAGCGAGAACGACGTCGCCAGTGCGGCCCGTCGTGCCGGGTACGGCGAGGAGACGTCGACCAGCGGGCAACGGCACACACGGTCGACCGTCGCGGACGCTCGAGAGCGAGCACGGGCCCGTCGTGACCGAGAGCGCCGTGCCAGCGAACGCGTCCGGCAGGGACGGGCAACCGAGGCGACCACCGACGCCGCCGGGTCCGAGGCCAGCCCACAGGGGACAGCGTCCGACGCGTCCGGCGACTCGCAGTCGACCGCGACTCGGACGTCAGGGGCCCGCGACGGGTCCGGGTCGGACTGGACCGTCGGCGCCGGCTACAGCGTCAGGAACTCCCCGAGCTGGGGATCCCAATCCGGCAACCTGATTCCGACCGGTCGGGACCTGACGCTGCTCGGCCTCACGTTCTCGCTGTATCCGGTTTTGCTGTTCAGCGCGCTCGTCCCGGCCTTCCCACTCTTCGTGAACGTCGTCCTCGGGGGGTGTCTCCTGCTGGTCGTCGGCTACCTCCAGTCGAGGCCCCGCATCGCGCTCCTGGTCTTTGGTCCCTGGAGCATCGTCGTGCCGTTCGTCCTGCTGGGGCTGAACCTCTCGTTCGTGTCACTGGTCGGTATCGCCGCCCTGCTGGCCACCTGGCTGCCCTTCGGGTTCACCGTGCTCACCATCTCCGTCCTCCGCCTGTAG
- the menD gene encoding 2-succinyl-5-enolpyruvyl-6-hydroxy-3-cyclohexene-1-carboxylic-acid synthase, protein MSHPNVNTLWAETLVEELAAGGVDAVCISPGSRSTPLTVAFAQHPDVTVYSHLDERSSAFFALGRARRTGRPTPLVCTSGTAAANFHPAVVEATQSHVPMLVLTADRPPELIDSGANQTVDQERLYGDAVRWYRDMPEPEAEPRKVRMLRTTAARALAAATGADPGPVHLNCRFRKPLEPTPVPGDDPDGVPDDWAEANPLEANGREGPFVTTASGRPTLDDAPLERVAGALEDAERPLVVAGPDDDGLGPDALARLAGATGAPMLADPLSDLRFGPHVGTLKAPVCGGYDAYLGSEATADWPDPDVVVRFGASPTSKPLRHYLRDADCRQFVVDPTGGWTEAEFTATDLLVADADGTAEGLAERVVGRADDGWRDRFVAAEHAHWDAVEATLGETYWEGGVLADVLGNVPDPATVFVSNSMPVRDADRFGRPRTADLTVLGNRGASGIDGITSTALGAGSATDDPLVLVTGDLAYYHDMNGLLAVGRCGVDATIVLVNNDGGGIFHVLPIEDHETFETQFKTPHGLDFGPTGDLYGLEFRRVDGREDFLDAFGESVERDGTQVLEVRFDAGQSHAVRDDLAARVRGTVATRGGSASGLPRE, encoded by the coding sequence ATGAGCCACCCGAACGTAAACACGCTGTGGGCCGAGACGCTGGTCGAGGAACTCGCCGCCGGCGGCGTCGACGCCGTCTGTATCTCGCCCGGGAGCCGGTCGACGCCGCTGACCGTCGCGTTCGCCCAGCACCCAGACGTGACGGTCTACTCGCACCTGGACGAGCGCTCGTCGGCCTTCTTCGCGCTCGGCCGGGCCCGCCGGACGGGGCGGCCGACCCCGCTGGTCTGTACCTCCGGGACCGCGGCGGCGAACTTCCACCCCGCAGTCGTCGAGGCCACGCAGTCGCACGTCCCGATGCTCGTCCTGACGGCCGACCGGCCGCCCGAGCTCATCGACAGCGGGGCCAACCAGACCGTCGACCAGGAGCGGCTGTACGGCGACGCCGTCAGGTGGTACCGCGACATGCCCGAACCGGAGGCCGAACCGCGGAAGGTGCGGATGCTGCGGACGACGGCCGCCCGGGCGCTCGCCGCGGCGACCGGCGCCGACCCGGGGCCGGTCCACCTCAACTGTCGGTTCCGCAAGCCGCTGGAACCGACGCCGGTCCCCGGGGACGACCCGGACGGCGTGCCCGACGACTGGGCCGAGGCCAACCCGCTCGAGGCGAACGGACGCGAGGGTCCGTTCGTGACGACGGCGTCAGGACGGCCGACGCTCGACGACGCGCCGCTCGAGCGCGTCGCAGGTGCGCTCGAGGACGCCGAGCGACCCCTCGTCGTCGCGGGTCCGGACGACGACGGACTCGGCCCGGACGCGCTCGCGCGACTCGCCGGGGCGACGGGCGCGCCGATGCTCGCCGACCCGCTCTCTGACCTCCGCTTTGGCCCACACGTCGGCACCCTCAAGGCCCCCGTCTGTGGCGGGTACGACGCGTACCTGGGCTCCGAGGCGACGGCCGACTGGCCCGACCCCGACGTCGTGGTCCGCTTTGGCGCCTCGCCCACCTCGAAACCGCTCCGGCACTACCTGCGCGACGCCGACTGCCGGCAGTTCGTCGTCGATCCGACGGGCGGCTGGACGGAGGCGGAGTTCACCGCGACGGACCTGCTCGTTGCCGACGCGGACGGCACCGCCGAAGGCCTCGCCGAGCGAGTCGTCGGTCGCGCCGACGACGGGTGGCGCGACCGGTTCGTTGCCGCCGAGCACGCCCACTGGGACGCCGTCGAGGCGACACTCGGCGAGACGTACTGGGAGGGCGGGGTCCTGGCCGACGTCCTCGGGAACGTACCGGACCCGGCGACGGTGTTCGTCTCGAACAGCATGCCGGTGCGGGACGCCGACCGGTTCGGCCGGCCGCGGACCGCCGATCTCACGGTCCTCGGGAACCGCGGCGCCAGCGGCATCGACGGCATCACGTCCACGGCGCTCGGCGCGGGGAGTGCGACGGACGACCCGCTCGTGCTGGTGACCGGCGACCTTGCGTACTACCACGACATGAACGGTCTGCTCGCGGTCGGCCGCTGTGGCGTCGACGCGACCATCGTGCTGGTCAACAACGACGGCGGGGGCATCTTCCACGTCCTCCCCATCGAGGACCACGAGACGTTCGAGACGCAGTTCAAGACCCCCCACGGGCTGGACTTCGGTCCGACGGGCGACCTCTACGGCCTGGAGTTCCGCCGGGTCGACGGCCGCGAGGACTTCCTCGACGCCTTCGGTGAGTCGGTCGAACGCGACGGCACGCAGGTGCTCGAAGTGCGGTTCGACGCCGGACAGAGCCACGCCGTCCGGGACGACCTGGCCGCACGGGTCCGCGGGACTGTCGCCACTCGCGGAGGGTCGGCGAGCGGATTGCCACGCGAGTGA
- a CDS encoding isochorismate synthase: MEPLRGEEATVGETSVVARGCRVDRAPVRGLLETDARPRFAWATGTETVAARGAAATVTADGPTRFDDVRAVAESLFESCPAQADLPRAARPRLFGGFAFHDGDATGDTSPWNGFPGAAFFLPVAQLTETAEGAWLTTVATGPDARETAEASLETWRKRLADVDEGPVGDPPGIDHVERTPTRDGWREQVRAALRSVERGDLQKVVLAQSLAATLRDELSVPDALGRLARTYPECYRFMLSLSDGGTFFGATPERLVSLRGRTVRTEALAGSTGRGDTPAEDEWLATELLESEKDRHEHQLVADAIRDQLEPFASSVRAGEVSVRRLATVQHLRTPITAELDSDRHVLDLVEALHPTPAVGGLPPDAALRTIRETETFDRGWYAAPVGWVDAAGNGSFAVGIRSAVARGRTATLFAGAGIVPDSDPDREWDEVQLKYRPMLDELE; the protein is encoded by the coding sequence ATGGAACCACTGCGTGGCGAGGAGGCGACGGTCGGCGAGACGTCAGTCGTCGCACGTGGGTGTCGCGTGGACCGCGCCCCGGTCAGGGGGCTTCTCGAGACGGACGCTCGCCCGCGGTTCGCGTGGGCGACGGGGACCGAGACGGTGGCCGCTCGCGGTGCGGCCGCGACGGTCACGGCGGACGGCCCGACGCGCTTCGACGACGTCAGAGCGGTCGCCGAGTCACTCTTCGAGTCGTGTCCGGCCCAGGCCGACCTCCCACGCGCGGCGCGGCCCCGGCTGTTCGGCGGGTTCGCCTTCCACGACGGGGACGCGACCGGCGATACGTCGCCGTGGAACGGCTTTCCCGGGGCCGCCTTCTTCCTGCCTGTGGCCCAGCTGACCGAGACGGCCGAGGGCGCCTGGCTCACGACGGTCGCCACCGGCCCGGACGCGAGGGAGACGGCAGAGGCGTCCCTCGAGACGTGGCGAAAGCGCCTGGCGGACGTCGACGAGGGGCCGGTCGGCGACCCACCCGGCATCGACCACGTCGAGCGGACGCCGACCCGCGACGGGTGGCGCGAGCAGGTCCGGGCGGCGCTGCGGAGCGTCGAACGGGGCGACCTGCAGAAGGTCGTCCTGGCCCAGTCGCTCGCGGCCACCCTGCGCGACGAGCTCTCGGTGCCCGACGCGCTGGGGCGTCTCGCACGGACGTACCCGGAGTGTTACCGGTTCATGCTCTCGCTGTCGGACGGCGGAACCTTCTTCGGCGCGACGCCCGAGCGGCTGGTCTCCCTGCGGGGGCGCACGGTCAGGACCGAGGCGCTCGCGGGGTCGACCGGACGGGGCGACACCCCGGCCGAGGACGAGTGGCTCGCGACGGAACTGCTCGAGAGCGAGAAGGACCGCCACGAACACCAGCTGGTCGCCGACGCCATCCGCGACCAGCTCGAGCCGTTCGCCTCGTCGGTACGGGCCGGCGAGGTGAGCGTCCGCCGCCTGGCGACGGTCCAGCACCTCCGGACCCCCATCACCGCCGAACTCGACAGCGACCGGCACGTGCTGGACCTGGTCGAGGCGCTCCACCCGACGCCGGCCGTGGGCGGGCTCCCACCGGACGCAGCCTTGCGGACGATCCGCGAGACCGAGACGTTCGACCGCGGGTGGTACGCCGCCCCAGTCGGGTGGGTCGACGCCGCAGGCAACGGCAGTTTCGCGGTCGGCATCCGCTCCGCGGTGGCCCGCGGACGAACCGCGACGCTGTTTGCCGGCGCCGGCATCGTCCCGGACAGCGACCCCGACCGCGAGTGGGACGAGGTCCAGCTCAAGTACCGGCCGATGCTCGACGAACTGGAATGA
- a CDS encoding ribbon-helix-helix domain-containing protein: MPKVEITVPEHLEMQIAQLVEQGEFLNREEAIEDLLSTGLKAYKTSGPQDQDEEPGFEDDGMMGHDDEYVF, from the coding sequence ATGCCAAAGGTAGAGATAACGGTCCCGGAGCACCTCGAGATGCAGATCGCCCAGCTGGTCGAGCAGGGCGAGTTCCTCAACCGCGAGGAAGCCATCGAAGACCTCCTCTCGACGGGTCTCAAGGCATACAAGACATCCGGGCCACAGGATCAGGACGAGGAGCCAGGCTTCGAAGACGACGGGATGATGGGACACGACGACGAGTACGTCTTCTGA
- a CDS encoding UPF0058 family protein codes for MHKDELLELHEQMVTIMEFFRDEMDSVDADLFDPYQELDVRPSDVHKSKSEHKHAVFVLGNALATAMSEDEFSDAGRVGKRMQELAEDAERKL; via the coding sequence ATGCACAAAGACGAGCTGCTGGAACTCCACGAACAGATGGTGACGATAATGGAGTTCTTCCGTGACGAGATGGACTCCGTCGATGCCGACCTGTTCGACCCGTACCAGGAACTCGACGTCCGCCCGTCGGACGTCCACAAGTCCAAGAGCGAGCACAAACACGCCGTGTTCGTCCTCGGGAACGCGCTGGCGACTGCGATGAGCGAGGACGAGTTCTCCGACGCCGGCCGCGTCGGCAAGCGGATGCAGGAACTGGCCGAAGACGCAGAGCGCAAGCTCTGA